From the genome of Arthrobacter russicus:
CGGCTTGCGCGAAAAACAGCGGCGTCGCGGTGGACGTCGCATAAACGCCTACCGCCAGCCGCGGCACGTCGACGCCTTCGGAGACCATCCGGACGGCGACCATCCAGCGTTTCGTGCCGGCGGAGAATTCATCGATCTTCCGGGAAGCGCCACCGTCGTCGGAGAGGATGATCGCGGCCGATTCGCCGGTCAACTTCTTGATCTGCCCGGCATAGGCACGGGCATCCTCATGATCCGTCGCGATCACCATCGCTCCGGCATCGGGCACGGTTCGGCGCACCTCGGAAAGCCGTTTGTCCGCAGCCGCGATCACGGCCGGAATCCATTCGCCGGCTGGATTCAATGCGGTGCGCCAGGCCTGCGCAGTAATGTCCTTGGTCACCGCAGCGCCCAAGGTGGCCGCCATTTCCTCGCCGGCGCTGGTCCGCCAACGCATCTGGCCGGAATAGGCCATGAAGATCACCGGCCGGACCACGTGGTCCTTGAGCGCGGAGCCGTAGCCGTAGGTGTAATCGGCTTTGGACCGGCGGATGCCGTCCTGGTCTTCGACGTATTCGACGAACGGGATCGGCGAGGTATCGGAGCGGAACGGAGTTCCGGTCAGCGCTAGGCGCCGCGCGGCTGGCTCGAAAGCTTCCCTGATGCCGTCACCCCAGGACAGCGCATCCCCCGCGTGGTGCACCTCGTCCATGATCACCAGGGTTTTCCCGGCCTCGGTCTTGGCCCGGTGCAGCGCCGGTTTTGAGGCCACTTGGGCGTAAGTCACCGCGACCCCGGTGAAATCGCGGCCGTGTTTGCCGTCGGCATTCTTGAAGTTGGGGTCGATCGCGATTCCGACCCGCGCGGCGGCGTCCGCCCACTGGCGTTTGAGGTGGTCCGTGGGCGTGACGATGGTGATCCGGTTGATCTGGCCGCTGTCGAGCAGATTTCGCGCCGCTGTCAGGGCGAAGGTGGTTTTCCCGGCGCCCGGCGTCGCCACGGCCAAAAAATCCCGGGCTCCGCCGTCGAAGTATTTGTGCAGGGCTTCGGACTGCCAGGCCCGCAGTTTTTGCGCGGTTCCCCAGGCTGCCCGTTCCGGGTAGGCCGGAGGCAGCCCCGAGGGCAGGATTCCGGAGGCGGGCATCAGCTCGGGGTCAGTCGAGCCCGAGCCGAAAAGGGTTTCGCTCACGTGTGGTGCTCCCAAACCGGCA
Proteins encoded in this window:
- a CDS encoding DEAD/DEAH box helicase, which produces MSETLFGSGSTDPELMPASGILPSGLPPAYPERAAWGTAQKLRAWQSEALHKYFDGGARDFLAVATPGAGKTTFALTAARNLLDSGQINRITIVTPTDHLKRQWADAAARVGIAIDPNFKNADGKHGRDFTGVAVTYAQVASKPALHRAKTEAGKTLVIMDEVHHAGDALSWGDGIREAFEPAARRLALTGTPFRSDTSPIPFVEYVEDQDGIRRSKADYTYGYGSALKDHVVRPVIFMAYSGQMRWRTSAGEEMAATLGAAVTKDITAQAWRTALNPAGEWIPAVIAAADKRLSEVRRTVPDAGAMVIATDHEDARAYAGQIKKLTGESAAIILSDDGGASRKIDEFSAGTKRWMVAVRMVSEGVDVPRLAVGVYATSTATPLFFAQAVGRFVRARKRGETASVFLPSVPQLMALANELELERDHALDRPETEPDGFVAEADEMLAANREEKASGELEKAKFEALESQASFDRVLFDGGEFGLGGEMGSEDEQDFLGIPGLLDAEQVSILLRQRQAEQVSRRRKKSPEATPALPDHRLLMDLRNDLAKNVSAWSARTGTPHGVVHSELRKLCGGPAVAQANEAQLQERIKRLQGWFIGRK